One region of Oculatellaceae cyanobacterium genomic DNA includes:
- a CDS encoding ABC transporter transmembrane domain-containing protein, with amino-acid sequence MNLLQLLLRTSWVSVISATIAALLSGVSSTGLIALINLSLNNTKLPITSLAWAFAACCLLLLISTAASLILIAYLSQEVIFKLWLELIRRILASPLRRIEEIGSPTLLATLTEDIEAISSAAIAISNISVNVAAIVACLIYLCWLSIPVFLSMLACCWEYLAIS; translated from the coding sequence ATGAATCTCCTCCAACTTCTTTTACGCACTTCTTGGGTTAGCGTCATAAGTGCAACTATCGCTGCTTTACTCAGTGGTGTTAGTAGCACAGGATTAATTGCCTTAATTAACCTCAGTTTAAATAACACTAAACTGCCAATCACTTCTTTAGCTTGGGCTTTTGCTGCTTGTTGCTTGCTACTGCTGATTTCTACTGCTGCTTCTCTAATCTTGATCGCCTATCTTTCACAAGAAGTAATCTTTAAACTGTGGCTAGAATTGATCCGCCGTATCCTTGCATCCCCCCTGCGACGGATAGAAGAAATTGGTTCTCCTACTTTACTAGCTACTTTAACAGAAGACATTGAAGCTATTTCTTCTGCTGCGATCGCCATTTCTAACATCAGCGTGAATGTTGCTGCAATAGTTGCTTGCCTAATCTATTTGTGCTGGCTGTCTATACCTGTATTTCTCTCTATGCTTGCTTGCTGTTGGGAGTATTTAGCTATCAGCTAA
- a CDS encoding tetratricopeptide repeat protein: MNLSLCMIVKNEEVALPQCLNSVKDVVDEMVVLDTGSSDRTPEIAKNLGAKVYHFPWSNDFSAARNESLKYVQGEWVLVLDADEVLVPEIVPQLQQVIKSDRHILINLVRQEVGASQSPYSLVSRLFRNHPDVRFSRPYHAMVDDHVQALLQRESQWQVGYLPDVAMLHYGYQPGAIASGDKLNKARITMEGFLATHPNEPYVCSKLGGLYIDIGEVNRAIALLQRGLTANTLDVSVLYELHYHLGNAYTHLQDLNQAVLHYQAAIQQPVLPKLKLDAYNNLGNLLKAAGDLTNARKAYEIALEIDPNFTTGYYNLGMTLRAMGFFEDAIAVYRKAIAINPNYADAYQNLGVVLLQIGNVAESIAAFRNAIALHQQHNPEEAQRLLNDPLLSALLANN; encoded by the coding sequence ATGAATCTTAGCTTGTGCATGATTGTAAAAAATGAAGAAGTAGCGCTACCACAATGCCTTAATAGTGTTAAAGATGTGGTAGATGAAATGGTGGTGCTGGATACTGGATCAAGCGATCGCACTCCTGAAATTGCTAAGAATTTGGGCGCAAAGGTGTACCATTTCCCTTGGAGTAATGACTTTTCGGCGGCGCGAAATGAGTCACTTAAATATGTGCAAGGCGAATGGGTGCTAGTTTTAGATGCTGATGAGGTGCTAGTACCAGAAATTGTGCCACAACTACAGCAAGTAATTAAAAGCGATCGCCATATTTTAATTAATTTAGTTCGCCAAGAGGTAGGCGCGTCTCAATCACCTTATTCTTTAGTTTCTCGTTTATTTCGCAATCATCCTGATGTGCGTTTTTCCCGTCCTTATCATGCAATGGTAGACGATCATGTACAAGCTTTATTACAAAGGGAATCGCAATGGCAGGTAGGTTATTTACCTGATGTGGCGATGCTGCATTATGGATATCAGCCAGGTGCGATCGCTTCAGGGGATAAACTTAACAAAGCTAGAATTACTATGGAAGGTTTTCTAGCAACTCATCCTAATGAACCTTATGTATGCAGCAAATTAGGAGGGTTATATATTGACATTGGTGAAGTTAATCGAGCAATTGCACTTTTACAACGTGGTTTAACTGCTAATACACTTGATGTTTCTGTTTTATATGAGTTGCACTACCATCTTGGTAATGCTTATACTCATTTGCAAGATCTTAACCAAGCAGTATTACATTATCAAGCAGCTATCCAACAGCCAGTTTTACCAAAATTAAAATTAGACGCTTATAACAATTTAGGTAACTTGCTGAAAGCTGCTGGTGATTTGACTAATGCTAGAAAAGCTTATGAAATTGCTTTAGAGATTGACCCTAATTTTACTACTGGTTATTACAACTTAGGGATGACCTTGAGGGCAATGGGGTTTTTTGAAGATGCGATCGCAGTTTACCGCAAAGCGATCGCCATTAATCCTAACTATGCCGATGCCTACCAGAATTTAGGAGTTGTACTGCTACAGATAGGGAATGTTGCAGAAAGTATAGCCGCTTTTAGAAATGCGATCGCACTTCACCAACAGCACAACCCAGAGGAAGCCCAAAGACTTCTTAACGATCCTTTACTTTCAGCACTTCTAGCAAACAATTAA